The nucleotide sequence aatttgagtttcgGTGCTTTCACTCCTTTATCCTTCCAGCccctaatttcaaatttcgttagcaatgagttttcattttcctcTGTCTGTCCTGtctattcaaaattctgactCCATTTTCCTCGTTCGGCTCGTAcagtaattaaattaatttcgttATAAAACTTATTaatgccattttttaaattaatatttatgGATTATTTTcggtatttctttttctttcatgaTGAATGATCCTCCACTCCTCACGCCTTACTTATACATGCaccgatcaaaattcaaaatcgaaaccaatcctatttcattttcaattttgaaattcaagctGGTTGAATGAACTTTATATTCATTGATAGATGACCAATTGACCATTGCCTTTACGATTTGTGCTCGCCTAAAGAGTATAGGCCTGTAACAGTTGAGACTAACTTTAACCAAAACCGCTGCAGCACAGTTATAGCATTTATGTATTTGATTGCTCAGCGCTCAGGTAATTGCCATAGCAACTGtattaaatacataattaatgCATTGCTCAGTTGATTTTCCAAATGATctgtttataaaatgaaaaagaaaatagaacaCCGGTAGCGTTGTTAATCATTCTCTAAAAATGCCTCGAAGTTCAATGGACCTTCATACCGGAGGATACTCTTACAaacaagaacttgaaaaatggaaaaaaataggtaggtatgatatTTTAGTCACCGAAACAAATTCAACTATCGCATAagcattatttttgagaattttttccataGGTTCTGAGATTACCAGCAATTTAGAGTTACAAATGGCATTATATTTCAAcgtgatattttttccattctgGCTCGTGACCACAATTTTCATGCTGATGCAAAAAGTGAGTTAAATTAATTTCTCGTTTCAAATTAagaaatggaaataaaaaatactcatCGCCTGTTTCAGTATGACTCACTGCATAATTTATATCAAGTAATCACCACGATAGTATTGATCATTTTGATTCCAATGGAAGCATTTAGATTGTACTTGGGATACGTAggaaatttactcgaaaaagTAATACGTCATTTTCATACAGCTCGGTTACTCCCTAACACTTCTAACGacctaaattaaattttgattacgttAATTTTCAGATACCCGAGCTCGCAGGATTTTGGATGCTTTCGTTAATACTGCAATGTCCTTTACAATTATTCTTGCTTGTAAACAGAGGCACGTCATCGCAACCAGCTGAAAAATCAGTTCAATTTGTAATGTGTGTTATGTTATTTGTAGAGCTCATCTTCGGATTCATTGCTCTgagaaaaatatctcgacaCAGGGCGAACAATTTCCATCTAACTCAAATTCGTTTCAGTACAAATTTAACGAGTAGTACGACTGCTGTAAATGAATTATCAATAAAATCAGAATGAAATTCCGAAATTGAAtcattgcattaaaaaaataataacgtaATAATAACTGTAATGCGAATATATTTACAATTATCAGATATTTATATTCGAAGGTTAccaactaggtacatatttttttacaatttcgatTCTACTATACTAATCACGAAATGAAGCTGTTTCAGCGTTAAGAATACAGGTGCAAAAGATGGTTAATATCCACCAATTTTCAAGCAATATGTTTCTAGTTTCGAAACGTGGTACGATTTGGATCGAAAAATGTTTTACATTATAATGATAATGTTCATTGGTTTACATTGCTAATAATAACGCTATTTCTCGAGAATGAAACATTTTAATCAGGGCTAGAAAAGAATTTATCCAGAAACTTGGTTGGTACCGGATTAACAGTATCTTTGAAATGTTCTCCCATAACGTGACACGGCTGGGCCCAAAGTTCTCCAATTTCTCTCAAATCGTTTCGACCCTAGAATGAATATTAAGCGTTATTAGTATGAAGATGCAActacaaatcattttttttttttgaaaaacaactcaATTACATGGAAAATTAACATGTCTATGACGCGAACGTCCGTAATatctttatttttataaaattcttgtCGCAATTTCTCGCGCATTTCTTGTTGGGTAATTGGTAATCCGTGCATCATATTGTGTTCTGAAACAAAATGAGTACATTTTATTATTAGTAATGCTATCAAAGAAGTAACAGAGTGTCTCGAAACTAAATTCAAGAGGCACCGTCTCAAATTGAGACAAATCAGTTTATGAGCAGAAAATCAGAATTTGTTCGAAAATATACTCACTGATCCAAGGAATATATCTGTACCACAGTCTGTACAACCGCAATGCTTTAAGTCTAGCTTCCTGCCTATTTGATGAAAGTAGAGGTCGAACTAAGCTTCCAGCTTTGCTCGACATCTTTAATTAAAATACAACCACAAAAACTTAATTAGTTAATTTCTTTAcaaaacttttcagaaaataaattttttaaccacCATATCAGCAAAAATGATAACAAATGACTTTGTAGATGAAAGGGGGTTTATTCCAAGACGACGAGAATGTTTTCTGTTTTATGATTGGTCGATTTCATTGGTTTTGTTCAcgtgatttatcaaaaaaaattgttgtgaaattttggaatGGAAAATGATAAAACACAACACCGAACAccgcaaaaaaatcacaaatttcaatgaaattagacataatatttcaaattttataaaatgtaacTAAATTAACACGTTAATTCTATCTTCAGTGTTGTTCAATCTCAATAGTGCACCTTGGAGATCTCATATTGTCTGACTTTTGTGCTACTTCAATCGTCGAAATTACAGTCGATAGTTTGATCAATTCACCTCATCATGATTACCGTTTCACCGAAATGTACAGCTCTCGGAGCTCTATTCAAAAGTAAGTACTTGAATATCTGATATCGTGCCATTGTTCCATTCTtactctaatttcaattttaccatttttcagatATTCAAATGGCTCAGTTCACACTACAAATGCGAGGTTTAAAATACCTAAAACCACCACCAAATTTCGATCGTGAGTCGAATTTATTCTACTTCTGTTAATGACGTAAAGACTAGAATTgcaagtattcaattttctttaCAGATATCGAAATGCCGGAGAATACTAAACTAAAAACAGTTCCAAAGGTACCGATATACCCGAATAATCAGAGACCTCCCAAAATGATGAAACAGCTGCATCTAATTCGTGGTCCAGAATTGGTTCATAATAAACTAGTCCACAAACAATACGGTGTAGCTGTAAGTTTGGCTCTTGAAAGAGACCATAAAGTAGATATTTCGTTGAATGTTGATTTGCTTTCCAGGCTGTACGTGGTGGTCGAATGAAACACGTTCATTTCGAAGTTATAAGATTAGCtttattgaagaaattagaTTATACAAGAATGTTCGCTGTGTGGAGAGTTGATGCACCTTGGCAATCGTGTACCAAAAGAGTACGTATGTCGTGTACATTTTGTGAATAATTGACGCCTTACGGTCTTGAatccattcaaattttaatgttacGACGTGTTTTTGCAGCCTGTTGGTATCACTGCTGGAGGAGGCAAAGGTCATATTCATCATTACGTTACGCCGGTAAAAGCCCATAGaattattttcgaagttggtgGACAATGTGAATACGCAGAGGTACAAGTATCTTCTCAGTTACATAATATGATCATGATCGAATATGAGAAATGTGTCGTCTCTTAACCCGATGTATTTTTCACCCAGGTGGAATATTTTCTTAAAGTGATCGCGAATAAAATGCCATTCGCTGCTAGAGCCGTTAGTCAAGAACTGTTGGAGAAAGAAGAGCTAGAAgcggaaaaaatcaaagaacggAATATGAATATTTATAATTACGAATACCTCATTAAAAATAACGTTCTCGGTTGTAGAAGATGGGTGAAAGAAATCGATTACAAGCATTTCGGCAAATATTTGTAATATTATGTACTATAAATAATTCGTTGATTAAtaaataaatcatcaaaattttatttttttcgtttcgataGTTACtacgatgaaaaagaaaaaaaaccataagaCTCAACCATTCAATTTGTATATTTAAATGATATTacataaattcataaattacaACAAATGCGATAACAGTATGACTAGATAATTTTATTTGGTTCCTATATTAAAACAAGCTTTGTGTGTATAAAATGATGACAAAAATCTACCTAAAATTTTCTTTAGTATAACTTACTGATTCTTCGACTTGAGCCATCCACACGAATACAAATTTTATGTACTTAGTTTCTCCATAAGCGTACACGCGGAATATTAAACTTTATACAATATCTTCTAACGTATTAAAACGAATATCGCTTATTTTTTcgcattaaaaattacaatacattTCTTTACCAATATCACAAATTCTAaataaaacccaaaaaaaaCCTATACGTAAAGAAAATCTACGATAGAAAGCATCGCCTACAAATCATCTACCTACTCGAATTGATATTATTTATGCACAACATACAATTGACATTGTTATAATTTTCATAGTAAAATCGGACACACGATAATAACTTTCGTAAAGAATTATAGAAATGAAAACCTTGTAGAACCAGGAAAAGAAATTATTATACGAATATTACCAAGATCCTCATCGAAGTATCCAAGATGAAATCTTCACGCTAATCAAGTTGTAAATACACAATACAAAATATGCATTCATTCGAACTACTTAAAATAGGTAATaagataaaattataaatttcaatatcCTTATTGCGATAATTTTATTGTGTGGCAATTTTCCAACCGAAGAGCACCTTAAGAATCTATCAAATAATACAACTTGACtgtcgtgaaaattttttcacgcgGTAACTGTCATTTTTAGCAGCGCAATTACATACAATTtggttttggtaaaaattcacgCAAATACTGCAATACTTCGTACAAGTCGAACAAAAACTGTacat is from Planococcus citri chromosome 1, ihPlaCitr1.1, whole genome shotgun sequence and encodes:
- the ND-B14 gene encoding NADH dehydrogenase [ubiquinone] 1 alpha subcomplex subunit 6 — its product is MSSKAGSLVRPLLSSNRQEARLKALRLYRLWYRYIPWIKHNMMHGLPITQQEMREKLRQEFYKNKDITDVRVIDMLIFHGRNDLREIGELWAQPCHVMGEHFKDTVNPVPTKFLDKFFSSPD
- the LOC135850143 gene encoding transmembrane protein 17-like, whose protein sequence is MPRSSMDLHTGGYSYKQELEKWKKIGSEITSNLELQMALYFNVIFFPFWLVTTIFMLMQKYDSLHNLYQVITTIVLIILIPMEAFRLYLGYVGNLLEKIPELAGFWMLSLILQCPLQLFLLVNRGTSSQPAEKSVQFVMCVMLFVELIFGFIALRKISRHRANNFHLTQIRFSTNLTSSTTAVNELSIKSE
- the mRpL16 gene encoding large ribosomal subunit protein uL16m, with the translated sequence MITVSPKCTALGALFKNIQMAQFTLQMRGLKYLKPPPNFDHIEMPENTKLKTVPKVPIYPNNQRPPKMMKQLHLIRGPELVHNKLVHKQYGVAAVRGGRMKHVHFEVIRLALLKKLDYTRMFAVWRVDAPWQSCTKRPVGITAGGGKGHIHHYVTPVKAHRIIFEVGGQCEYAEVEYFLKVIANKMPFAARAVSQELLEKEELEAEKIKERNMNIYNYEYLIKNNVLGCRRWVKEIDYKHFGKYL